The nucleotide sequence GCCCGGCCAGGCCGTGGTGCTGTACGACGGCACGCGCGTGGTCGGCTCGGCGACGATCGCGACGACGGTCCGGCGGAAGACGGCCCTGGCCGGCTGACCGGGACCGCCGGGACCGCCGGAGCCGACAGGGCCGGATCGGGGCCGCTCACCGCTGCGGGGCGCCCCGGCCGCGAGAGGTCCGCGGCGGGGGCGCCCCGGTCACAACAGGTCCGGCACAAGAGGTCCGGCGCAAGAGGTACGCGCGGTCAGACGCCCGACGTCTCGCTGACCGCCTCGCGCACGAACGACGGCACCAGCTCAACTCCCCAGCCGGGCGCGGTCGGTGCCGCGACCTGACCGTCCGTCACCCGCAGTACCGGCTCGTAGACGCCCTCGGACCACGGAGTGGTCTCGATGCTCCACTCCTGGTACTGCGAGCAGGACGGCATCGCGACCGCCAGATGCAGCGAGAACACCTGCAGCAGCGAGTCGTTGGCGCAGTGCGGCGTGCAGGGGATGCCGGCGGCCTCCGCCAGTACGGCGACCTTGCGGGCCCGCGAGACACCGCCGATGTAGCCGATGTCCGGCTGCACGATGTCCACCGCGCCGCCGCCGATCATCCGGTTGAACTGCGGTATCGACAGGTCCTGTTCACCACCGGAGACCGGGATGTCCAGCGCTGCGGCCACCCGTGCGCTCTGCTCGATCTCGGCGAACGGGACCGGCTCCTCGTAGTGGAAGTAGCCGTACTCCTCCAGCATCCGGCCGACCCGGATCGCCCGGCCCACCGAGAAGCCGCCGTTGGCGTCGGCCGACAGGTCGACCCCGTCGCCCAGCACCTGACGGGTCAGCGGGACGATCCGTTCGGTACGTCCCGGCGCCGCGTCGGTGTCCCGGCCCATCGCCTCGCCCACCCGGATCTTGACGGCGCGGAACCCCTGCCCGGCGACGAACGAGGCGAGCCGTTCGGCCTCCGCCTCCGGGCTGATGTCGCGCCGCATGCTGGACGCGTACATCGGCACGGTGTCCCTGGCGTGGCCGCCGAGCAGCTTGCTGACCGGCCGGCCCGCCGCCTTGCCGAGGATGTCCCACAGGGCCGTCTCGACACCGGCGAGCGCCCGGTGCAGAAAGCTGCTGGGGAACTTGTAGTGGGTCCGCAGACACGTGTCGGCCAGGGCCTCCACGTCCCACGGGTCGCGCCCGAGGAACAGCGGCGCCACCATCGAGTGCAGGACGCGCACGGTGTTCGCCGCCTCGTACGGCGCGCACTGGCCGATGCCCTCCAGGCCCTCGTCGGTCCGCACGCGCACCAGCGCGAGCGGGCCCCGCAGCAGTGTCTCGACGCCGGTGATCCTCACAGGTGCTCCCGCAGGACGTCGACGAGCGGCGAGCGGACGGTGCATCTGTCCACGGCGAAGCAGTCGGCCAGTGCCCGCATCTGGTCGGCGTCGAGCCCCGCGAAGCAGCGCGCGTAGTCATCGACCATCGGCTCGGCGAGCAGGATGTGGCGTACCAGCACATGGATCCACTGCTGCGGTCCGAAGGGCAGCGGGTCGAAGTCGGGGAACTCCTCGGCGACCGTGGCCTCCAGCGGGTCGAGGATGTGCCGTACGCCCGTGTCGACCCCGCCCCACACGTCGACCCCGAGCCGGGCCTTTTTCTCCAGCACCCCGGAGATCCGCGCCAAGTAGGGCGAGTCCGGGGGCAGATGCGTCACGCCCTGCAGCCCGATGTCCTTGTACGTCCACAGGCTCCAGCCGGCGCCGTGCTCGTCGTATATCTCCAGCTGGTCGCCGAGCGTCCGGTAGCGGTGCGCGTCACGCACCGGGTCGCCGGAGTAGACCGGGCCGAACTCGCCCACCCAGATGGGGGTTCCGGTGGAGCGCATGTACTCGGAGCGCTTGAGGAACCTGCTCTCCAGATAGCCCCGGTCCACGTACTGGCCCCGCGAGACCCCGGGGTACTCGCCGCTGTCGGCGAAGCCGGAGAGCGCGTAGTCGTGCACCGTGTACACGGTGTTCGGCCACGGGTCGCTGAACAGGTCGAACTCGGTGGCGTGCCGGTTGCCGTCCAGGAAGATGACATGGCCGGGGTCGACGGCCCTGATCGCCTTGTGCAGCCGCTCGTAGAACGGGCCGATGACCTCGCCGTCCGAATCGGCGGGCTCGTTCAGCGGGTTGTAGCCCGCGACCCACGGATTGTCCTTGTAGCGGTCGGCCAGCGCCTCCCACAGATGCACCACCCGGTCCTGGAAGTGCCGGTGGGTCCAGAAGAACGACCGGTGGGTCGGATTGTCGCTGTGCCAGCGCTGGTTGTGGAAGCCGGGCGCCGCGTGCAGGTCGAGCACCGCGTACAGACCGTGCCGCGCGCAGATGTCGATCGCCCGGTCGAGCAGCGCGAAGCCCGCCTCCTTCAGCTCCATCGGACGGTCGTCGTCCTCGAAGTGCCGGTAGTTGAAGGGCAGCCGGACGCAGTTCATCCCCGCCTCCGCGAGCAGCGCGGCGTCGGCGTCGGTGAAGAAGACATCGAGGAACCGGTCGAAGAAGGCGTCGTACGCCTCCTGTCCGAGTACCTTGCGCAGCGCCTTGCGCTGGAGGTCCTCGGTCGCCGGGTAGCCGGTGATGAAGTTCTCCATGTTCATCCACCCGCCGAGACCGACCCCGCGCAGTCTGACCGGATCCCCCGCCGCTGTGGCGAGGTGGCCGCCCTCGACATGGATCATCACGGATGCATCGTTCATGGTGGTGCGTACTCCTGGAAGAAGGTGT is from Streptomyces sp. NBC_00370 and encodes:
- a CDS encoding mandelate racemase/muconate lactonizing enzyme family protein — encoded protein: MRITGVETLLRGPLALVRVRTDEGLEGIGQCAPYEAANTVRVLHSMVAPLFLGRDPWDVEALADTCLRTHYKFPSSFLHRALAGVETALWDILGKAAGRPVSKLLGGHARDTVPMYASSMRRDISPEAEAERLASFVAGQGFRAVKIRVGEAMGRDTDAAPGRTERIVPLTRQVLGDGVDLSADANGGFSVGRAIRVGRMLEEYGYFHYEEPVPFAEIEQSARVAAALDIPVSGGEQDLSIPQFNRMIGGGAVDIVQPDIGYIGGVSRARKVAVLAEAAGIPCTPHCANDSLLQVFSLHLAVAMPSCSQYQEWSIETTPWSEGVYEPVLRVTDGQVAAPTAPGWGVELVPSFVREAVSETSGV
- a CDS encoding glycoside hydrolase family 5 protein is translated as MNDASVMIHVEGGHLATAAGDPVRLRGVGLGGWMNMENFITGYPATEDLQRKALRKVLGQEAYDAFFDRFLDVFFTDADAALLAEAGMNCVRLPFNYRHFEDDDRPMELKEAGFALLDRAIDICARHGLYAVLDLHAAPGFHNQRWHSDNPTHRSFFWTHRHFQDRVVHLWEALADRYKDNPWVAGYNPLNEPADSDGEVIGPFYERLHKAIRAVDPGHVIFLDGNRHATEFDLFSDPWPNTVYTVHDYALSGFADSGEYPGVSRGQYVDRGYLESRFLKRSEYMRSTGTPIWVGEFGPVYSGDPVRDAHRYRTLGDQLEIYDEHGAGWSLWTYKDIGLQGVTHLPPDSPYLARISGVLEKKARLGVDVWGGVDTGVRHILDPLEATVAEEFPDFDPLPFGPQQWIHVLVRHILLAEPMVDDYARCFAGLDADQMRALADCFAVDRCTVRSPLVDVLREHL